From Streptomyces sp. 6-11-2, one genomic window encodes:
- a CDS encoding TetR/AcrR family transcriptional regulator — MSPAASSPAYRRLSVEERRAQLLDAALSLFAHRAPEEVSLDDVAEAAGVSRPLVYRYFPGGKQQLYEAALRSAADELRHCFDEPQQGPLLPRLARALDRYLAFVDQHDAGFTALLQGGSVVETSRTTAIVDGVRRAAAERILSHLEVTDPGPRLRMTVRMWITAVEAASLIWLDEDKQPPAEELRDWLVEQFAAVLTVTAARDAQTAELVGRALASADG, encoded by the coding sequence ATGAGCCCTGCCGCGTCCAGTCCCGCGTACCGTCGCCTCAGCGTCGAGGAGCGGCGGGCCCAGTTGCTCGACGCGGCTCTGTCCCTCTTCGCGCACCGGGCGCCCGAGGAGGTGTCGCTGGACGACGTGGCGGAGGCGGCGGGGGTGTCGCGTCCGCTGGTGTACCGCTACTTCCCGGGCGGCAAGCAGCAGCTGTACGAGGCCGCCCTGCGGTCCGCCGCCGATGAGCTGAGGCACTGCTTCGACGAGCCGCAGCAGGGCCCGCTGCTGCCCCGCCTCGCCCGCGCCCTGGACCGGTACCTGGCCTTCGTCGACCAGCACGACGCCGGGTTCACCGCCCTGCTCCAGGGCGGCAGCGTGGTGGAGACCTCCCGCACGACGGCCATCGTGGACGGCGTGCGCCGGGCCGCCGCCGAGCGGATCCTGAGCCATCTGGAGGTCACGGACCCCGGCCCCCGGCTGCGCATGACCGTACGGATGTGGATCACGGCCGTGGAGGCCGCCTCCCTGATCTGGCTGGACGAGGACAAGCAGCCGCCCGCCGAGGAGCTGCGGGACTGGCTGGTCGAGCAGTTCGCGGCCGTGCTCACCGTGACCGCCGCCCGGGACGCGCAGACCGCCGAGCTGGTGGGGCGCGCCCTGGCCTCGGCGGATGGCTGA
- a CDS encoding C40 family peptidase, translated as MSGRVPRLVCTAAVAAQAAFVPVAAVATPEPQQPGQRSVAQLLTDLHTLYRQAEQATETYNSTAEQLKRQRTEADRIDADLGAARLALSDSRAKAARLALLQYQGSGTGLSPYLRLLLAPDPQHALAEGELIGQLARERAETVDRLTGDEKKAADLAHEARKAVDTRLVLARRQQQARDDVQGRLRDVEKLLASLSAEQVTALARRETNGITAAQSPFLASGVLSGARTPSPEGDEAVRYAVRQLGKPYQWGAVGPRAYDCSGLTSQAWEHAGTPIPRTSQEQWARLKHIPLGALRPGDLVVYFPQATHVALYLGDGMVVQAPRPGARVKVSPVAANPVLGAVRPDPGGEPLRWYTPPRLPEGALAGPDASLYTADASETSAR; from the coding sequence GTGTCAGGAAGGGTGCCGCGTCTGGTGTGTACGGCGGCGGTGGCGGCACAGGCCGCCTTCGTACCGGTGGCCGCCGTGGCCACGCCGGAGCCGCAGCAGCCCGGACAGCGGTCCGTCGCCCAGCTGCTGACGGACCTTCACACGCTGTACCGGCAGGCCGAACAGGCCACCGAGACCTACAACTCCACCGCCGAGCAGCTGAAGCGGCAGCGCACCGAGGCCGACCGCATCGACGCCGACCTCGGCGCCGCCCGGCTCGCCCTGAGCGACAGCCGCGCGAAGGCGGCACGGCTGGCCCTTCTGCAGTACCAGGGCAGCGGCACCGGACTCTCCCCGTACCTGCGGCTGCTGCTGGCACCTGACCCGCAGCACGCCCTGGCGGAGGGGGAGTTGATCGGGCAACTGGCGCGGGAGCGGGCCGAGACGGTCGACCGGCTCACCGGCGACGAGAAGAAGGCCGCCGACCTCGCCCACGAGGCCCGCAAGGCGGTCGACACCCGGCTGGTGCTCGCCCGGCGGCAGCAGCAGGCGCGGGACGACGTCCAGGGACGGCTGCGCGACGTGGAGAAGCTGCTGGCCTCGCTCAGCGCCGAGCAGGTGACGGCGCTCGCCCGGAGGGAGACGAACGGGATCACCGCGGCGCAGAGCCCTTTCCTGGCCTCCGGGGTGCTCAGCGGTGCCCGCACGCCGTCGCCGGAGGGCGACGAGGCCGTGCGCTACGCCGTGCGTCAGCTCGGCAAGCCGTACCAGTGGGGCGCCGTGGGCCCGCGGGCGTACGACTGCTCGGGGCTGACCTCACAGGCCTGGGAGCACGCCGGGACGCCCATCCCGCGCACCAGTCAGGAGCAGTGGGCGCGGCTGAAGCACATCCCGCTCGGCGCTCTCAGGCCCGGCGACCTGGTCGTCTACTTCCCGCAGGCCACGCATGTCGCCCTCTACCTCGGCGACGGGATGGTGGTGCAGGCCCCGCGGCCCGGAGCCAGGGTGAAGGTGTCACCGGTCGCGGCCAACCCGGTGCTGGGCGCCGTACGGCCCGATCCGGGCGGGGAGCCCCTGCGGTGGTACACACCGCCGAGACTCCCCGAGGGTGCCCTGGCCGGGCCGGACGCGAGTCTCTATACGGCGGACGCCTCGGAGACCTCGGCGAGGTAG
- a CDS encoding styrene monooxygenase/indole monooxygenase family protein has translation MRKILVVGAGQSGLQLALGLQSHGYEVTLMSNRTSDEIRTGRVMSTQCMFHTALQHERDLKLNFWESQAPNIEGLGVSVAVPGSFDPGPSQRAIDWVGRLDGYAQSVDQRVKMAGWMETFAQRGGQLVIHGAAVGDLDYFSRTYDLVLVSAGKGELVKMFERDASRSPYSEPQRALAVAYVHGLAPRPEHPEFDAVRCNLVPGVGEMFIMPTHTLSGRADILFWEGIPGGPLDAFRGVKDPSEHLALTLDLMKTFLPWEHARTAGVELTDAGGTLAGRYAPTVRQPIGRLPGGGLVLGVADVVVANDPITGQGSNSASKCAAAYLAAIVEHGDKPFDEEWMRQTFDRYWATARHVTKWTNAMLAPPPEHVLNVLGAAGQLQPVADRFVNCFDDPSDLENFFFDPDKAQAYLAEVSEASAV, from the coding sequence ATGCGGAAGATACTCGTCGTGGGGGCCGGGCAGTCCGGTCTCCAGCTGGCCCTCGGACTCCAGTCCCACGGGTACGAGGTCACCCTGATGTCGAACCGGACCTCGGACGAGATCCGCACCGGCCGGGTCATGTCGACGCAGTGCATGTTCCACACGGCCCTCCAGCACGAGCGCGACCTGAAGCTGAACTTCTGGGAGTCCCAGGCTCCGAACATCGAGGGCCTCGGCGTCTCGGTGGCCGTCCCCGGCTCCTTCGACCCCGGTCCCTCGCAGCGCGCGATCGACTGGGTGGGCAGGCTCGACGGGTACGCGCAGTCGGTCGACCAGCGGGTGAAGATGGCGGGCTGGATGGAGACGTTCGCCCAGCGCGGCGGCCAGCTCGTCATCCACGGCGCCGCGGTCGGCGACCTGGACTACTTCTCCCGCACGTACGACCTCGTCCTCGTCTCGGCGGGCAAGGGCGAGCTGGTGAAGATGTTCGAGCGGGACGCCTCCCGCTCCCCGTACAGCGAGCCGCAGCGCGCGCTGGCGGTGGCGTACGTGCACGGCCTGGCACCGCGCCCGGAGCACCCGGAGTTCGACGCGGTCCGCTGCAACCTGGTGCCCGGCGTCGGCGAGATGTTCATCATGCCGACCCACACCCTCTCCGGCCGTGCCGACATCCTCTTCTGGGAAGGCATACCCGGCGGCCCGCTCGACGCCTTCCGCGGCGTCAAGGACCCGTCCGAGCACCTCGCCCTGACGCTGGACCTGATGAAGACGTTCCTGCCCTGGGAGCACGCCCGGACCGCCGGCGTCGAACTCACGGACGCGGGCGGCACGCTCGCCGGCCGTTACGCCCCGACCGTGCGCCAGCCGATCGGCCGGCTGCCCGGCGGCGGCCTGGTCCTCGGTGTCGCGGACGTCGTCGTCGCCAACGACCCGATCACCGGCCAGGGCTCCAACTCGGCCTCCAAGTGCGCCGCCGCATACCTGGCCGCCATCGTCGAGCACGGCGACAAGCCGTTCGACGAGGAGTGGATGCGGCAGACGTTCGACCGCTACTGGGCCACCGCCCGGCACGTCACCAAGTGGACCAACGCCATGCTGGCCCCGCCGCCGGAGCACGTCCTGAACGTCCTCGGGGCGGCGGGCCAGCTCCAGCCGGTCGCCGACCGCTTCGTGAACTGCTTCGACGACCCGTCCGACCTGGAGAACTTCTTCTTCGACCCGGACAAGGCCCAGGCCTACCTCGCCGAGGTCTCCGAGGCGTCCGCCGTATAG